A region of Vespula vulgaris chromosome 1, iyVesVulg1.1, whole genome shotgun sequence DNA encodes the following proteins:
- the LOC127062956 gene encoding uncharacterized protein LOC127062956 isoform X34: MWRIICLITTFLTFGYGFSDPSDNTSEAFPLEYELEIQDSYTFHLFKCEEVGNFPHPLNCKLFYECSLYKHGRYRRFLRKCKIGFVFSTNLGKCTYPQESGRPECSGKGILTTPSRPTKHPSSKITKVPTHRTTTRKNKTHLKTTILPTLPPKIECLAEGFMAHPTDCAKYYVCISRINNTFQVFEMKCKLGTIWDREKEICSHRWKVRNPRCGPYITDEPTTRSTEDVTKATQHSTHKLITEILTSTSIQQTTGLTTGTVTQTSAHSVSTEATVTIPPSSTDARTDKSTEPVTQTTELTPKSMTETITHSSVKPSTILPTSPSTKVITETRSPSSAESSTDLLVGTSTESLTETADVSTSTPVTQKGSSSSEKSSTDRASSTKIDPSSVEPSTKSLTSTSTPVGTLTAKSSTLTTVTEAVTSSSIKPATDLLVGTSTESVTGTSGLSTSTQENETVRPSSVEPSTDLLTSTSTPAGTVTVEHSTLPPVTQTVTSSSDKSSTDLLVGTTTESVSKTSGLSTSTSENETVRPSSIEPSTDLLTSTNVPPSTVTAEHTTRTSEKETTEHTTVDPSTKIIVVTSTIIVTENPQHPTNTTENETVSPSSVEPSTDLLTSTSTPRGSVTVEHSTLPPVTQTVTSSSVKSSTDLPVGPTTETITETTGLSSSTPESETVRPSSREPSTELSTSTNTPRGTVTVEHSTLPPVTQTVTSSSAATSTDLTVGPTTETITKTTGLSSSTPESETVRPSSREPSTELSTSTNTPRGTVTVEHSTLPQVTQTATSSSVKSSTDLLVGTTTESVTGTTGLSSSTSEKETVRSSSVEPSTDLLTSTSTPRGSVTVEHSTLPPVTQTVTSSSVKSSTDLPVGPTTETITETTGLSSSTPESETVRPSSREPSTELSTSTNTPRGTVTVEHSTLPPVTQTVTSSSVKSSTDLLVGTTTESVTGTTGLSSSTSEKETVRPSSVEPSTDLLTSTSTPRGTVTVEHSTLPPVTQTVTSSSVKSSTDLPVGPTTETITETTGLSSSTPESETVRPSSREPSTELSTSTNTPRGTVTVEHSTLPPVTQTVTSSSVKSSTDLLVGTTTESVTGTTGLSSSTSEKETVRPSSVEPSTDLLTSTSTPRGTVTVEHSTLPQVTQTVTSSSAATSTDLTVGPTTETITETTGLSSSTPESETVRPSSREPSTELSTSTNTPRGTVTVEHSTLPPVTQTVTSSSFKSSTDLTVGPTTESVTGTTGLSSSTSEKETVRPSSVEPSTNLLTSTSTSAGTVTVEHSTLPPVTQTATSSSLKPATDLLVGTTTESVTETSGLSRSTPENETVRPSSLEPSTELLTSTSTPRDTVTVEHSTLPPVTQTVTSSSAATSTDLTVGPTTESVTGTTGLSSSTSEKETVRPSSVEPSTNLLTSTSTSAGTVTVEHSTLPSVTQTATSSSLKPATDLLVGTTTESVTETSGLSRSTPENETVRPSSLEPSTELLTSTSTPRDTVTVEHSTLPPVTQTVTSLSAATSTDLTVGPTTESVTGTTGLSSSTSEKETVRPSSVEPSTDLLTSTSTSTSTVTFEHSTFTPVTQTVTSSLETSTYLSTASNTNPLTETAEPSTHSPVTDTRSSSSINSSTAPSRSTTSESVPETTDLSTHISLTESVFTTSPESSTNLISVSTAGTISSTIESSTNVNSVKLSSTSESPMDKTVCTTLGFFPNPNDCSKFFRCVQVDDVFTRIDFVCPDETVWDQELLRCNSVSVSHSNCKNSPPDIDDEPDMSGDDNMCPIGKLSGDQIALVCPTGFRKHPKYCNIFYQCTSESNLDINIALFACPEGTIYNHNEMQCVFASTANYRMFGCKNVLLNPMANSVPILTVPSTQLCPSEGSFSYHPGCSNAYFKCKRNRKGLLQGYLYKCPVDYVFSPFSRNCEPAKYFPLCLNPTQNFQTNSYSSGLYLTHHNIFYIGKQLS, from the exons atgtGGAGGATCATCTGCCTTATAACTACTTTTTTAACGTTCGGATACGGTTTTTCTGATCCATCTGACAATACGTCTGAAGCTTTTCCACTGGAATACG AACTTGAAATACAAGATAGTTACACCTTCCATTTGTTCAAATGCGAGGAAGTGGGTAACTTTCCTCATCCTCTCAATTGCAAATTGTTTTATGAGTGTAGTTTATACAAGCATGGACGTTACCGTCGTTTCCTTCGTAAATGCAAGATAGGATTTGTCTTTTCGACAAATTTAGGCAAATGTACTTATCCTCAAGAAAGTGGGAGACCAGAATGCAGTGGTAAAGGAATCTTAACGACACCATCACGGCCTACAA AACATCCTTCATCTAAAATAACTAAAGTGCCCACGCATCGAACTACTACACGCAAAAATAAAACGCATTTAAAAACTACTATCTTACCGACTTTGCCACCGAAAATAGAGTGCCTTGCGGAAGGTTTCATGGCACATCCTACGGATTGTGCGAAatattacgtatgtatttcgCGAATCAATAATACATTTCAAGTCTTTGAAATGAAATGTAAACTTGGGACAATATGGgatcgagaaaaggaaatttgCAGCCATCGTTGGAAAGTACGAAACCCTCGTTGTGGCCCATATATTACAG ATGAACCAACTACTAGAAGTACTGAGGATGTTACCAAGGCTACACAGCATTCTACACATAAGCTAATAACTGAAATTCTTACGTCTACATCGATTCAACAAACAACAG GTTTAACTACTGGAACTGTTACTCAAACATCAGCGCATTCTGTAAGTACAGAAGCTACTGTAACAATTCCACCTTCATCGACTGATGCAAGAACTGATAAAAGTACTGAACCTGTTACTCAGACCACAGAATTAACACCTAAATCAATGACTGAGACAATTACACATTCATCAGTTAAACCATCGACAATCCTACCAACCAGTCCGAGTACTAAAGTCATTACAGAAACTAGATCGCCTTCATCGGCTGAATCCTCCACAGACCTATTAGTTGGGACAAGTACTGAATCTCTAACAGAGACTGCAGATGTGTCAACAAGTACACCAGTAACTCAAAAAGGTTCTTCATCGTCAGAGAAATCATCGACAGATCGAGCGTCTAGCACAAAAATTGATCCTTCATCGGTAGAACCATCGACAAAATCATTGACAAGTACAAGTACTCCAGTTGGCACGCTAACGGCAAAGTCTTCTACACTTACAACAGTAACAGAAGCTGTAACGTCTTCATCCATTAAGCCAGCAACAGATCTACTAGTTGGAACAAGTACTGAAAGTGTTACCGGAACTTCTGGGCTTTCAACGAGTACACAAGAAAATGAGACAGTTCGTCCATCTTCGGTTGAGCCATCCACAGATCTTTTGACGAGTACAAGTACTCCAGCAGGCACTGTAACAGTTGAGCATTCTACACTTCCACCAGTAACACAAACAGTAACGTCTTCATCCGATAAATCGTCTACAGATCTACTAGTTGGAACAACTACTGAAAGTGTTAGCAAAACTTCCGGACTTTCGACGAGTACATCAGAAAATGAGACAGTTCGACCTTCTTCAATTGAGCCATCTACAGACCTATTGACAAGTACAAATGTACCACCTAGTACCGTTACGGCAGAGCATACTACAAGGACatcggaaaaagaaacaacagaaCATACAACTGTTGACCCATCCACTAAAATAATAGTTGTTACAAGTACCATTATTGTCACTGAAAATCCACAGCATCCGACGAATACAACAGAGAATGAGACAGTTTCTCCTTCGTCGGTTGAGCCATCCACTGATCTTTTGACGAGTACCAGTACTCCAAGAGGCTCTGTAACAGTTGAACATTCTACACTTCCACCAGTAACACAAACAGTAACGTCCTCATCCGTTAAATCGTCTACAGACCTACCAGTTGGACCAACTACTGAAACCATTACTGAAACTACTGGACTTTCGTCGAGTACACCAGAAAGTGAGACCGTTCGACCTTCTTCACGTGAGCCATCCACCGAACTCTCGACGAGTACCAATACTCCAAGAGGCACTGTAACAGTTGAGCATTCTACACTTCCACCAGTAACACAAACAGTAACATCTTCATCGGCTGCAACAAGTACAGACCTAACAGTTGGACCAACTACTGAAACCATTACTAAAACTACTGGACTTTCGTCGAGTACACCAGAAAGTGAGACCGTTCGACCTTCTTCACGTGAGCCATCCACCGAACTCTCGACGAGTACCAATACTCCAAGAG GCACTGTAACAGTTGAACATTCTACACTTCCACAAGTAACACAAACAGCAACGTCTTCATCCGTTAAATCGTCTACAGACTTACTAGTTGGAACAACTACTGAAAGTGTCACCGGAACTACTGGGCTTTCGTCAAGTacatcagaaaaagaaactgttCGTTCTTCTTCGGTTGAGCCATCCACTGATCTTTTAACGAGTACCAGTACTCCAAGAGGCTCTGTAACAGTTGAACATTCTACACTTCCACCAGTAACACAAACAGTAACGTCCTCATCCGTTAAATCGTCTACAGACCTACCAGTTGGACCAACTACTGAAACCATTACTGAAACTACTGGACTTTCGTCGAGTACTCCAGAAAGTGAGACCGTTCGACCTTCTTCACGTGAGCCATCCACCGAACTCTCGACGAGTACCAATACTCCAAGAGGCACTGTAACAGTTGAGCATTCTACACTTCCACCAGTAACACAAACAGTAACATCTTCATCCGTTAAATCGTCTACAGACTTACTAGTTGGAACAACTACTGAAAGTGTTACCGGAACTACTGGGCTTTCATCAAGTacatcagaaaaagaaactgttCGTCCTTCTTCGGTTGAGCCATCCACTGATCTTTTGACGAGTACAAGTACTCCAAGAGGCACTGTAACAGTTGAACATTCTACACTTCCACCAGTAACACAAACAGTAACGTCCTCATCCGTTAAATCGTCTACAGACCTACCAGTTGGACCAACTACTGAAACCATTACTGAAACTACTGGACTTTCGTCGAGTACTCCAGAAAGTGAGACCGTTCGACCTTCTTCACGTGAGCCATCCACCGAACTCTCGACGAGTACCAATACTCCAAGAGGCACTGTAACAGTTGAGCATTCTACACTTCCACCAGTAACACAAACAGTAACATCTTCATCCGTTAAATCGTCTACAGACTTACTAGTTGGAACAACTACTGAAAGTGTTACCGGAACTACTGGGCTTTCATCAAGTacatcagaaaaagaaactgttCGTCCTTCTTCGGTTGAGCCATCCACTGATCTTTTGACGAGTACAAGTACTCCAAGAGGCACTGTAACAGTTGAACATTCTACACTTCCACAAGTAACACAAACAGTAACATCTTCATCGGCTGCAACAAGTACAGACCTAACAGTTGGACCAACTACTGAAACCATTACTGAAACTACTGGACTTTCGTCGAGTACACCAGAAAGTGAGACCGTTCGACCTTCTTCACGTGAGCCATCCACCGAACTCTCGACGAGTACCAATACTCCAAGAGGCACTGTAACAGTTGAGCATTCTACACTTCCACCAGTAACACAAACAGTAACATCTTC TTCCTTTAAATCGTCTACAGAC CTAACAGTTGGACCAACTACTGAAAGTGTTACCGGAACTACTGGGCTTTCGTCAAGTacatcagaaaaagaaactgttCGTCCTTCTTCGGTTGAGCCATCCACCAATCTATTGACTAGTACAAGTACTTCTGCAGGCACTGTAACAGTTGAACATTCTACACTTCCCCCAGTAACACAAACAGCAACGTCTTCATCCTTGAAACCGGCTACAGATCTACTAGTTGGAACAACTACTGAAAGTGTTACTGAGACTTCTGGTCTTTCAAGGAGTACACCAGAAAATGAGACCGTTCGACCTTCTTCTCTTGAGCCATCCACCGAACTCTTGACGAGTACCAGTACTCCAAGAGACACTGTAACAGTTGAGCATTCTACACTTCCACCAGTAACACAAACAGTAACGTCTTCATCGGCTGCAACAAGTACAGACCTAACAGTTGGACCAACTACTGAAAGTGTTACCGGAACTACTGGGCTTTCGTCAAGTacatcagaaaaagaaactgttCGTCCTTCTTCGGTTGAGCCATCCACCAATCTATTGACTAGTACAAGTACTTCTGCAGGCACTGTAACAGTTGAACATTCTACACTTCCCTCAGTAACACAAACAGCAACGTCTTCATCCTTGAAACCGGCTACAGATCTACTAGTTGGAACAACTACTGAAAGTGTTACTGAGACTTCTGGTCTTTCAAGGAGTACACCAGAAAATGAGACCGTTCGACCTTCTTCTCTTGAGCCATCCACCGAACTCTTGACGAGTACCAGTACTCCAAGAGACACTGTAACAGTTGAGCATTCTACACTTCCACCAGTAACACAAACAGTAACGTCTTTATCGGCTGCAACAAGTACAGAC CTAACAGTTGGACCAACTACTGAAAGTGTTACCGGAACTACTGGGCTTTCGTCAAGTacatcagaaaaagaaactgttCGTCCTTCTTCGGTTGAGCCATCCACCGATCTATTGACTAGTACAAGTACTTCTACAAGCACTGTAACATTTGAACATTCTACATTTACACCAGTAACACAAACTGTAACGTCTTCGTTAGAAACATCGACATATCTATCAACAGCTTCTAATACAAACCCTCTTACTGAAACTGCTGAGCCGTCAACACATTCACCAGTAACTGATACTCGTTCGTCTTCCTCCATTAATTCATCTACGGCTCCTTCTAGAAGTACTACTTCTGAGAGTGTTCCCGAAACGACAGATCTTTCTACACATATATCTTTAACCGAATCTGTCTTTACTACATCTCCTGAATCTTCAACAAACTTAATATCTGTTTCAACTGCTGGAACCATATCTTCTACTATAGAATCTTCAACTAATGTTAACTCCGTGAAACTGTCGTCTACTTCAGAATCTCCTATGGATAAAACAGTATGCACAACCCTTGGTTTCTTCCCGAATCCCAATGATTGCTCTAAGTTCTTCAGATGTGTCCAAGTTGACGATGTATTTACTAGAATCGATTTCGTTTGTCCCGATGAAACTGTTTGGGATCAAGAATTGTTACGTTGCAATTCTGTGTCTGTATCACATTCTAATTGTAAGAATAGTCCACCAGATATAGATGATGAACCTGATATGTCAGGGGACGATAACATGTGTCCTATTGGAAAATTATCTGGTGATCAAATAGCACTTGTTTGTCCTACAGGATTTCGAAAACATcctaaatattgtaatattttctacCAGTGCACATCTGAGAGTAATTTGGATATTAATATTGCCTTGTTTGCATGTCCCGAAGGTACGATTTACAATCATAATGAAATGCAATGTGTTTTCGCAAGTACGGCTAATTACCGTATGTTTGGCTGTAAGAATGTTCTTTTGAATCCAATGGCTAACTCAGTTCCTATC ttgACCGTTCCATCTACACAGCTTTGTCCATCCGAAGGCTCGTTCTCATATCATCCAGGTTGTTCAAATGCATACTTCAAATGCAAACGCAATCGAAAAGGCTTACTACAAGGCTATCTCTATAAATGTCCTGTTGATTACGTGTTCTCTCCGTTTTCAAGAAATTGCGAACCAGCAAAATATTTTCCACTTTGTTTAAATCCTACTCagaattttcaaacgaattcaTACTCTAGTGGTTTATATTTGACCCATCATAACATCTTTTATATTGGAAAACAATTatcttag